GCACGCCGGTGCCTTCGGGCAGGCCGCAGGCGCGGCCGACCATCTTCTGCGCGAGCGAGAAGCCCTTCTTGGTGTCGACCGGGCTGGTCGGCAGGCGGAACAGCGTCGACACGGGCAGGCCCAGCGCTTCGCGCGCCTTGGTCGTGAGGCCGCGGCCGATGATCAGCGGAATGCGGCCGCCGGCGCGCACTTCGTCGAACAGCACGTCGCTCTTGACGGCGAATTCGGCGATGACCTTGCCCTCCTTCAGCGCCTTGCCCTCATAGGGACGCAGCTCGACCACGTCGCCCATGTTCATCTGGCTCACGTCGAGCTCGATGGGCAGTGCGCCCGAGTCTTCCATGGTGTTGTAGAAGATCGGCGCGATCTTGCCGCCGAGGCAGACGCCGCCGAAGCGCTTGTTGGGCACGAAGGGAATGTCTTCGCCGGTGAACCACAGCACCGAGTTGGTGGCGCTCTTGCGCGACGAACCCGTGCCGACCACGTCGCCGGCATAGGCCACGAGGTGGCCGCGCGCGCGCAGGTCTTCGATGAACTTCACCGGGCCGCGCTTGCCGTCTTCTTCAGGGACGATGCCGGGGCGGGCGTTCTTGTGCATCGCCAGCGCGTGCATCGGAATGTCGGGACGCGTGGTGGCGTCGGGTGCGGGAGAAAGGTCGTCGGTGTTGATTTCACCGGCCACCTTGAAGATGCTGACTGTGATGCTTTGCGGCACTTCGGGACGGCTGGTGAACCATTCGGCATCGGCCCAGCTTTGCAGCACGCCCTTGGCGTGCACGTTGCCCTTGTCGGCCTTTTCCTTGACGTCATGGAACTGGTCGAACATCAACAAGGTTTTCTTCAGGCCCTCGGCCGCCGTGCTGCCTACTTCGGCGTCGTCGAGCAGGTCGATCATCGGGCTGATGTTGTAGCCGCCGAGCATGGTGCCGAGCAGTTCGGTGGCACGGGCGCGCGAGATGAACGCGTTCTTCTCGGTACCGTGGGCCACGGCCGCCAGGTAGCTCGCCTTGACCTTGGCCGCGTCATCGACGCCGGCGGGCACGCGATGGGTGAGCAGATCGAGCAGGAAGGCACCGTCTTTGGCATTCGCGCTCTTGAGGAGCTCGATCGCTTCGGCGGTTTGCTTCGCGCTCAATGGCAGCGGCGGAATGCCGAGCGCGGCGCGTTCGGCAACATGGTCAACGTAGGCTTGCAACATCTTCTTTTCTCCGGAAACTGGCTGGCTGGCGGGCGTGCGGTACGGCAAGCAAGAGCCGCGCCGCACCCCGTGTGTGGACTCTTACTTCTTGGCCGCGTCGGCGCCTTCGAACAGGCTCTTGGGCGGGTTCTTCTTCATTTCTTCGGCAAACGCGACCTGCTCTGCCGTCTGGCATTCGTCGGCAATGCGCAGGCCGGCCTTCTGGTTCATCAGCATCGACTTGTTGCCCAGCTGCAGCCACATGGCGCCGGCACGGGGGTCTTCGAGGCGGATGGCGCCGGTGCGGCTTTCGACCGGGTGCATGCGGTACTTCACGCCCTTGGTCGACACGTTGAAGAAGCCGGGCTTCTTCTCGTCGGGCGCCACGGTCACGTCGGCGCCGAGTTCGCACTGGGCCTTGCCGACGGAAACGCGCTGGGCCACGGCCAGGTCGGCGTCGGTCAGCACGATGTTGGTTTCATCGGCAACGGGCGTGACTTCCTCGACGGCCTTGGCGGCCTTGCGGGTGACCTGCTTCTTGGCGGGCGCCTTCTTGGCTTCGGACTTGGCCGGGGTGGTCTGCGCCGTGGCGGCGAACGGGAGCGCCAGGGCCAGGGCGGCGATCAGGGCAATTTTCTTCATGGGTGGTGTTTCCTTGAGGCTGGATTCGGAAGTTTCAGGAGGCCGCGAGTGCAAACCAGGCTTTTGCCTCTGGAGGCAGCGCGCGCCCTGTTGCGTGGGCACGTGTCAGCACTTGCCAGAAATGGCGATAGCTCGCGCGGTCGTGCAATGTGCCATCAATTTGGGTCGGAGCCCAATCTGCGAGGGCCGCATTTGTAATGATTCTTGTGGCAATTTGAATTTGGGCCTCGTCCGGCGCAAAAGCCTCCAGGATGGGGCGGATCTGGTTCGGATGGATGCTCCACATGCGCGTATAGCCGAATTCGGCGGCTGCCTTGCGGGCTGCCGTGCGCATGGCATCGGTGTTGCTGAACTCGGTGACCACGCAGTGCGAGGGCACCTTGCCGTACGCATGCGCGGCGGATGCGATGGCCAGCTTGGCACGCACCACCAGCGGATGCGTGAACTGCCCGACCGCGCCCATGCCCTCGGCAGGAATGGCGCCCGCATGGGCAGAAACGAAGTCCATCAAGCCGAAGCTCAGCGATTGCAAGCGCGGATGTGACGCAATGTCGAACGCGTTGTGCACAGCCAGCGGCGATTCGATCAGCACATGCAGCGGCAGCGCATCGGCATCTGCCGCCTCGAGCGCCGCCACCGCCTGGGCCACATCGGCCACGGATTCCACCTTGGGCACCATCAGGTGGCTGAGCCGGTGGCCGGCGCGGCCGGCTATGGTGACCACGTCGCCGGCGAAGGCGGGATGGTCCACCGGGTGAACGCGCACGCCCACCCGCATGCCCGGCCTGGCGGCTAGCGCGAGTTCGGTCACGAGCGCGGCATGCTCCGCCTCGCCGCCCACGGGGGCGCCGTCTTCGCAGTCGAGGGTGACGTCGAACACGCAGGCGCCGAATTCGTCGGCCATCTCGGCCTGCAGCGCGAGGCTCTTCTTCATGCGGGCTTCGACGCCGCTGTAGTGGTCGCACACGGGCAACGTCACGGCGCCGGCCTGCGCGCCAAGCAGCACTTCACCCGGATGCATTGTTTTCGTCATGCTTTTCTCTGCGCCACGATGAACATGCGCGGGAACGCCAGCAATCGCTTGCCGTCGGTACGGGCCGGATAGGCCTGGTCCACGCGGCGCTCGTATTCGGCCAGGTAGCTGGCCTGCAAGTCGGCCGGCAGGCGGTCGACAAAGGGCTTCAGCCCCGTGCCGCGCACCCACTCGACAATGGCCGCGGCATCGGCCATGGGGTGCTGGTAGATGGTGTGCCACACATCGACCCTGGCCGCGTCGGGTGCGAGCAGGTCGTAATAGCCGCCGAGCGGCAGCAGCAGGGTGCGCAGCCGGTCGGCATTGCCGATGGGCTCGGCCCAGGGCGCCTCGGCAGCCACGGCCCGCATCAGGCGGTGCGTGGGCTCCTCGCGATTGTCGGGCATCTGGAGGGCAAGCACGCCACCCGGGGCCAGCGCAGCGAACAGGCGCGGGATCAGCGTCTGGTGATCCGGCACCCACTGCAGGGCCGCGTTGGCGTAAATGAGGTCGGGCGCTTCTTGCGGCGCCCAGGTCGCGATGTCGCTCAACTCGAAGCGCGCCTGCGGCAGGCGCTCGCGCGCGCTGGCCAGCATGGCTTCGGAGTTGTCGGTCCCGGTGACTTGCGCCTGCGGGAACCGGTGGGCCAGCAGTTCGGTGGAATTGCCCGGGCCGCAGCCGAGGTCGACCACGCGGGCCGCCTCCGGCAACGGCACCCGCGCCAGGAGTTCCTGTGCGGGGCGGGTGCGCTCGTCCTCGTAGCGACGGTAGAGCGCGGGGTTCCAGTCGAGCATGCCGGCCGGTCCTGCTTAGATCAGGTGCGCAACGCCGGCTTGTTCGCCTTGCAGCTCTTCGAGCGTCTTGTTGATGCGTTCCTGGCTGAAGGCATCGATTTCCAGGCCTTCGACCAGCTTGTACTCGCCGTTTTCGCAGGTGACCGGGAAGCCGAACATCGTGTCCTTCGGAATGCCGTACTGGCCGTCCGACGGAATGCCCATGGTGACCCACTTGCCGTTGGTGCCCAGGGCCCAGTCGCGCATGTGGTCGATGGCGGCGTTGGCGGCCGAGGCAGCCGACGACAGGCCGCGCGCTTCGATGATGGCTGCGCCGCGCTTGCCGACGGTCGGCAGGAAGGTGTTGGCGTTCCATTCCTGGTCGTTGATCAGCTTGGCAACGCTTTCGCCCTTGATGGTGGCAAAGCGGTAGTCGGCGTACATCGTGGGCGAGTGGTTGCCCCAGACGACGAGCTTCTCGATGTCGGCCACGGCCTTGCCGGTCTTGGCGGCGATCTGGCTGGCAGCGCGGTTGTGGTCCAGGCGCAGCATGGCGGTGAAGTTCTTGCGCGGCAGGTCGGGGGCGCTCTTCATCGCGATGTAGGCGTTGGTGTTGGCCGGGTTGCCGACCACCAGCACCTTGACGTTGCGGCTGGCCACGGCGTTCAGCGCCTTGCCCTGGGCCGTGAAGATGGCGCCATTGACGGCCAGCAGTTCGGCACGCTCCATGCCCGGGCCGCGCGGACGCGAACCGACCAGGAGGGCGTAGTCGGCATCCTTGAAGGCGGTCATCGGGTCGCCGTGGGCTTCCATGCCGGCCAGCAGCGGGAAGGCGCAGTCGTCGAGCTCCATCATCACGCCCTTGAGCGCCTTCTGGGCTTTCTCGTCGGGGATTTCGAGCAGTTGCAGGATGACCGGCTGGTCTTTGCCGAGCATTTCGCCGGACGCGATACGGAACAACAGGGCGTAACCGATTTGGCCGGCGGCACCGGTGACGGCAACGCGGACGGGTTTTTTGCTCATGGGAAGACTCCAGAAGATGATGAAACGGTATCGGCGGGCGCGCGGGGCGCCGATGGTCCTGCAGGGCGGGAATCCTTCCCGCGGCGCGGACCGGCCCGCATTTTAAGCCGATTCGATGAGCCTCGTCTTATGTCTTATATAAGATATGCTCCAAGGTTCCGCCACGGCGCACCCACCGCTGCCATGAATGCCTCCTCCGTCCTCGAAGATTCCGCGACGCCCTCCTTCAGTCCGCTCTACCAGCAGATCAAGACTCTGATCCTGCAGAGCCTGCAGGCCGGCGAGTGGAAGCCCGGCGAGCCGATTCCGAGCGAGATGGATCTTGCGGTGCGCTACCGCGTGAGCCAGGGCACGGTGCGCAAGGCCATCGACGAGCTCTCGGCCGAAAACCTCGTGGTGCGGCGCCAGGGCAAGGGCACCTTCGTCGCCACGCATGCCGAGCAGCATGTGCAGTACCGCTTTCTCAAGCTCGTGCCCGACGTCGGCACCCCCAGCTCCGAAGGCCCGGCCGAGCGCACCATCGTTGATTGCCGCCGCCAGCGCGCCTCGGCCGACGTGGCGCGCGCGCTGGGCCTGCGCACGGGCGACGCGGTGCTGCAGGTGCGGCGCGTGCTCGCCTATGCGGGCGTGCCCACCATCCTCGAGGATCTCTGGCTTCCGGGTGCGCCTTTCAAGGGCCTCACCGCCGAGCGGCTGCGGGCCTGGCCGGGTCCGATGTACGCGATGTTCGAAACCGAATTCGGCGTGCGCATGGTGCGCGCCGAAGAAAAAATCCGCGCCGTGCTGCCCGATGCGGAGCAGGCCGCGCTGCTCGACGTGCCGCTGCAGATGCCTTTGCTGAGCGTGGAGCGCCTCGCTCACACCTACCACGACATGCCGATGGAATTGCGCCGCGGCCTGTATCGCACCGACACACACCACTACCGCAACCAGCTCGGTTGAGCGCGCATCCAGATGGCATCACGACTCAACCGCATCGCGGGACCCAAGACCCGGGCGCAACACGCTGCGAACTCGATAGCATCCGACTGCAGCGCTGCGCCGACACGGGCACCTCCGCCACGCAATGGTGCATTGCAATAGAATTTTGCGTTGTTTGCATTCCCCAGAAGAAACAAAAGCGTTCGCTCTCAGAACAAGCCACAAAGCCACGAAAGCCTCCCCCCAATGACAGAGCTTGCAACTCCTCCCCGGCCGCCGCGCCGCGAATTCCGAAACATCAACGCCTTCACCGATCTCACGACCTACCGGCTGCCGCCGGCCGGCATCGTGTCGATCCTGCACCGCGTGAGCGGCGTGATCATGTTCCTGCTGCTGCCGTTCATCATCTGGATGTTCGACACCTCGCTTTCGTCCGATTACTCCTTCGCCAGGTTCAAGGCCGCGTTCAACAGCGGCCTTGGTTTCGTTCCGGGCTGGTTCATCAAGCTGGTGGCTCTCGCGCTGATCTGGGCCTACCTGCACCACTTCATCGCCGGCCTGCGCCACCTCTGGATGGACGTGAGCCACGCCGCCGTCACCAAGGAGTTCGGCCACACCTCGGCCGTGGTCACGCTGGCCCTGAGCATCCTGCTCACCGTGGTGCTCGGCGCCAAGCTGTTCGGCCTGTACTGAGAAGGAGCCCACCATGTCTGTGAACTACGGCTCCAAGCGCATCGTCGTCGGTGCACATTACGGTCTGCGCGACTGGCTCAGCCAGCGCATCACCGGCGGCCTGATGGCGCTCTTCACGATCATCCTGCTCGCGCAGCTGATCTTCTCGCGCGGCCCCATCGGCTACGACCTCTGGGCCGGCATCTTCGCCGCGCAGTGGATGAAGGTGCTGACCTTCTCGGTGATCGTCGCCCTGCTCTATCACGTGTGGGTCGGCATGCGCGACGTGTGGATGGACTACGTCCAGCCCGTCGGCATTCGCCTTGCCCTGCAAATTTTCACCATCGTCTGGCTTGTCGGTTGTGCGGGTTGGGCCATTCAAGTGCTTTGGAAGATCTGAGGACCCCATCCCCACCATGACCTACACAAAAGAACAAATCACCAAGCGCAAGTTCGACGTCGTGATCGTCGGCGCCGGCGGCTCCGGCATGCGGGCCTCGCTGCAACTGGCCCGCGCGGGCCTCAACGTGGCGGTGCTCTCCAAGGTGTTCCCCACCCGTTCGCACACGGTTGCCGCGCAAGGCGGCGTGGGCGCGTCGCTCGGCAACATGAGCGAGGACAACTGGCACTACCACTTCTACGACACGATCAAGGGTTCCGACTGGCTCGGCGACCAGGACGCGATCGAGTTCATGTGCCGCGAAGCCCCGAAGGTCGTGTACGAACTCGAGCACTTCGGCATGCCCTTCGACCGCAACCCCGACGGCACCATCTACCAGCGTCCGTTCGGCGGCCACACGGCCAACTACGGCGAGAAGCCCGTGCAGCGCGCCTGCGCCGCGGCCGACCGCACCGGCCACGCGATGCTGCACACGCTCTACCAGAAGAACGTCGAGGCCCGCACCCAGTTCTTCGTCGAATGGATGGCGCTCGACCTGATCCGCGACGCCGAAGGCGACGTGGTCGGCGTGACCGCGCTCGAAATGGAAACCGGCGACCTGCACGTCCTGCAGGCCAAGACCGTGCTGCTGGCCACCGGCGGCGCGGGCCGCATCTTCCAGGCCTCGACCAACGCCTTCATCAACACCGGCGACGGCCTGGGCATGGCCGCGCGTTCGGGCATTCCGCTGCAGGACATGGAGTTCTGGCAGTTCCACCCGACCGGTGTAGCCGGCGCCGGCGTGCTGCTGACCGAAGGCTGCCGCGGCGAAGGCGCCATCCTGCTCAACAGCAACGGCGAACGCTTCATGGAGCGCTATGCGCCCACGCTGAAAGACCTGGCGCCGCGCGACTTCGTCTCGCGCTCGATGGACCAGGAAATCAAGGAAGGCCGCGGCTGCGGTCCCAACAAGGACTACGTGCTGCTCAAGCTCGACCACCTCGGTGCCGAGACCATCCACAAGCGCCTGCCCTCGGTGTACGAAATCGGCGTCAACTTCGCCAATGTCGACATCACCAAGGAGCCGATTCCCGTGGTGCCGACCATCCACTATCAGATGGGCGGCATCCCGACCAACATCAACGGCCAGGTCGTGATCCAGCAGGGCGACCAGAACAGTGCCGTAGTGAACGGCCTCTATGCGGTGGGCGAATGCTCCTGCGTGAGCGTGCACGGCGCCAACCGCCTGGGCACCAATTCGCTGCTCGACCTGCTGGTGTTCGGCCGCGCGGCCGGCAACCACATCGTCGAGTTCAACGACAAGCTGAAGGAGCACAAACCGCTGCCGGCCGATGCTGCCGACCGCACGCTGGAGCGCCTGAACCGCCTCGAAGCGGCCACCACCGGCGAATACGCGCAGGACGTGGCGGGCGAAATCCGCGCCGTCATGCAGCAGCACGCCGCCGTGTTCCGCAAGCAAGCCTCGATGGACGAAGGCGTGGTCAAGATCGCCGCCGTGCGCGAGCGCGTCAACGCCATTGGCCTCCAGGACAAGTCCAAGGTGTTCAACACCGCGCGCATCGAGGCGCTCGAAGTCGACAACCTGATCGAAGTGGCGCAGGCCACCATGGTCTCGGCCGCCGCCCGCAAGGAATGCCGCGGCGCGCACACGGTCGAAGACTACGAACGTCCGGCCGATGACCCGGTCGCGCCGCTCGGCCGCGACGACGCCAACTGGATGAAGCACACGCTCTGGTACAGCCAGGACAACCGCCTCTCCTACAAGCCGGTCAACCTCAAGCCGCTGACGGTCGACTCCGTTCCTCCCAAGGTCCGTACGTTCTAAAAGCAAGAACAACATCACAAGGTTTCACGATGAAGCGCACATTCCAGATCTACCGTTACGACCCGGACAAGGACGCCAAGCCCTACATGCAGACCATCGAGATCGAACTCGACGGCCATGAGCGCATGCTGCTCGACGCCCTGATGAAGCTCAAGGCGCAGGATCCCACGCTGTCGTTCCGCCGCTCGTGCCGCGAAGGCGTCTGCGGCTCCGACGCGATGAACATCAACGGCAAGAACGGCCTCGCCTGCCTGACCAACATGCTCACGCTCAAGGGCACGATCGTGTTGAAGCCGCTGCCGGGCCTGCCCGTCATCCGCGACCTGATCGTGGACATGACGCAGTTCTTCAAGCAGTACAACTCGATCAAGCCGTACCTGCAGAACGACAACGTGCCGCCCGAGAAGGAGCGCCTGCAGTCGCCCGAAGAGCGCGACGAGCTCAATGGCCTGTACGAGTGCATCCTGTGCGCGAGCTGCTCCACCAGCTGCCCGAGCTTCTGGTGGAACCCCGACAAGTTCGTGGGTCCGGCCGGCCTGCTGCAGGCCTACCGCTTCATCGCCGACAGCCGCGACGAAGCCACCGCCGAACGTCTGGACAACCTCGAAGACCCGTACCGCCTGTTCCGCTGCCACACGATCATGAACTGCGTCGACGTGTGCCCGAAGAACCTCAACCCGACCAAGGCGATCGGCAAGATCAAGGAACTGATGGTGCGCCGCGCCATCTGATCTTTTTCCGAGAGAAACCATGCAAACCGCTGCCGAACTCGCACAGCCGATCAGCGAACGCGCGCTGAGCAAGCTGAAATGGCGCTGCCGGCGCGGCCTGCTCGAGAACGACCTGTTCATCGCCCGCTTCTTCGAGCGGCACGAATCCCGCATGACCAATGGGCAGGCGGGGGCGATGGAGACATTGATGGACCTGTCGGACAACGATCTCCTCGATCTTCTCCTGCGAAGAAAGGAGCCCGAGCCCGCATGGGCCGGGGCCGAGGTGGTCGAGTTGCTGCAGCTGATGCGCACCGACGGCGCGCAGCGTCCCGCAACCTCCGTTTCCTCTTCGCCCTCCTGAATACTCCTCTGAAAGAAACCCGAAATGAAAGCTTCCGATATCAAGGCCACGCTGTCGTTCAGCAACGGCGGAGACAGCGTCGAACTGCCGATCTACAAGGGCACCGTCGGCCCCGACGTGATCGACATCCGCAAGCTCTATGCGCAGACCGGCATGTTCACCTATGACCCGGGTTTCATGTCGACTGCCGCATGCCAGTCGGCCATCACGTACATCGACGGCGACAAGGGCGAGCTGCTGTATCGCGGCTACCCCATCGAGCAGCTCGCAACCAACTGCGACTTCATGGAGACCTGCCACCTGCTGCTGTACGGCGAACTGCCGGACCAGGCCAAGAAGACCAACTTCACCAAGCTCGTGACCAACCACACGATGGTCAACGAGCAGATGCAGTTCTTCCTGCGGGGCTTTCGCCGCGACGCGCATCCGATGGCCATCATGACCGGCCTGGTGGGCGCGCTGTCGGCCTTCTATCACGACAGCACGGACATCAACAATCCCGAGCACCGCGAGATCGCCGCGATCCGCCTGATCGCGAAGATGCCCACGCTCGTGGCCATGGCCTACAAGTACACGATCGGCCAGCCGTACATGTACCCGAAGAACGACCTGAGCTATGCGGGCAACTTCCTGCACATGATGTTCGCCACGCCGTGCGAGGAGTACAAGGTGAACCCGGTGCTCGAGCGCGCGCTCGACCGCATCTTCATCCTGCACGCGGACCACGAGCAGAACGCCTCGACCTCCACCGTGCGCCTGTGCGGCTCGTCGGGCACCAACCCCTTCGCGGCCATTGCGGCCGGCGTGGCCTGCCTCTGGGGCCCGGCCCACGGCGGCGCCAACGAAGCGGCGCTCAACATGCTCTACGACATCCAGAAGGAAGGCGGCGTGGAGAAGATCGGCGAGTTCATCAAGAAGGTCAAGGACAAGAACTCGAACGTCAAGCTCATGGGTTTCGGCCACCGCGTGTACAAGAACTACGACCCGCGCGCCAAGCTGATGCAGGAAACCTGCAACGAAGTACTGACCGAGCTGGGCTTGGAGCAGGACCCGCTGTTCAAGCTTGCCAAGGAGCTCGAAAAGATCGCGCTGGAAGACGAGTACTTCGTGTCGCGCAAGCTCTACCCGAACGTCGACTTCTACTCGGGCATCGTGCAGCGCGCCATCGGCATCCCGGTGCCGCTGTTCACCGCGATCTTCGCGCTGGCCCGCACGGTCGGCTGGATTGCCCAGCTGAACGAAATGATCGGCGACCCCGAGTACAAGATCGGCCGCCCGCGCCAGCTGTTCGAAGGCTCGCCCAAGCGCGACGTGCAGCCCATCGGCAAGCGCTGATCGTCGCTTCCGGCGTTCATCCCTGAAAGCTGCCCTCGGGCAGCTTTTTTGCGTCTTGGCTGACATGCGGCGCCGGGAAGCCGGCGATAGGCTGCAAAGCACTTAGCCGAAGGAGTTCATCATGAAGTCGCTTGTCGCATTGTTCGCCGTCGCATTTACCCTTGCCGTGCCGCTGTCGGGTTGCAACACCTGGAGAGGAGCCGGCCAGGACGTGCAGAAGGCCGGGGAAAAGATGGAGGATTCCTCCAAGAAGCGCCAATGACGCCTCTTTCGCTCATCGCGCGCCGACAGCAATGTCATCGTGCATGGCGATGACCAATACCTGAAAACAAGGGGAAAATACGGGCTTCCATCTCCATCCGAGATGCCAAGACCCGTATGACCTCTCCCCCGTCTTCCGAACGCAATTTCGCCCGGCGCATCGACCTCACGTCGTTGCAGCTGTTCGTGGCCGTTTGCGAACTCGGCAGCATCGGGCGGGCGGCGGAACGCGAATTCATCGCCGCCTCGGCCATCAGCAAGCGGCTGTCGGACCTGGAAGCCACGCTGGGCACCACCCTCCTCTATCGCCACGCGCGC
This genomic window from Variovorax paradoxus contains:
- a CDS encoding HpcH/HpaI aldolase/citrate lyase family protein, with product MTKTMHPGEVLLGAQAGAVTLPVCDHYSGVEARMKKSLALQAEMADEFGACVFDVTLDCEDGAPVGGEAEHAALVTELALAARPGMRVGVRVHPVDHPAFAGDVVTIAGRAGHRLSHLMVPKVESVADVAQAVAALEAADADALPLHVLIESPLAVHNAFDIASHPRLQSLSFGLMDFVSAHAGAIPAEGMGAVGQFTHPLVVRAKLAIASAAHAYGKVPSHCVVTEFSNTDAMRTAARKAAAEFGYTRMWSIHPNQIRPILEAFAPDEAQIQIATRIITNAALADWAPTQIDGTLHDRASYRHFWQVLTRAHATGRALPPEAKAWFALAAS
- the tam gene encoding trans-aconitate 2-methyltransferase, which gives rise to MLDWNPALYRRYEDERTRPAQELLARVPLPEAARVVDLGCGPGNSTELLAHRFPQAQVTGTDNSEAMLASARERLPQARFELSDIATWAPQEAPDLIYANAALQWVPDHQTLIPRLFAALAPGGVLALQMPDNREEPTHRLMRAVAAEAPWAEPIGNADRLRTLLLPLGGYYDLLAPDAARVDVWHTIYQHPMADAAAIVEWVRGTGLKPFVDRLPADLQASYLAEYERRVDQAYPARTDGKRLLAFPRMFIVAQRKA
- a CDS encoding malate dehydrogenase, with product MSKKPVRVAVTGAAGQIGYALLFRIASGEMLGKDQPVILQLLEIPDEKAQKALKGVMMELDDCAFPLLAGMEAHGDPMTAFKDADYALLVGSRPRGPGMERAELLAVNGAIFTAQGKALNAVASRNVKVLVVGNPANTNAYIAMKSAPDLPRKNFTAMLRLDHNRAASQIAAKTGKAVADIEKLVVWGNHSPTMYADYRFATIKGESVAKLINDQEWNANTFLPTVGKRGAAIIEARGLSSAASAANAAIDHMRDWALGTNGKWVTMGIPSDGQYGIPKDTMFGFPVTCENGEYKLVEGLEIDAFSQERINKTLEELQGEQAGVAHLI
- a CDS encoding GntR family transcriptional regulator, which translates into the protein MNASSVLEDSATPSFSPLYQQIKTLILQSLQAGEWKPGEPIPSEMDLAVRYRVSQGTVRKAIDELSAENLVVRRQGKGTFVATHAEQHVQYRFLKLVPDVGTPSSEGPAERTIVDCRRQRASADVARALGLRTGDAVLQVRRVLAYAGVPTILEDLWLPGAPFKGLTAERLRAWPGPMYAMFETEFGVRMVRAEEKIRAVLPDAEQAALLDVPLQMPLLSVERLAHTYHDMPMELRRGLYRTDTHHYRNQLG
- the sdhC gene encoding succinate dehydrogenase, cytochrome b556 subunit; its protein translation is MTELATPPRPPRREFRNINAFTDLTTYRLPPAGIVSILHRVSGVIMFLLLPFIIWMFDTSLSSDYSFARFKAAFNSGLGFVPGWFIKLVALALIWAYLHHFIAGLRHLWMDVSHAAVTKEFGHTSAVVTLALSILLTVVLGAKLFGLY
- the sdhD gene encoding succinate dehydrogenase, hydrophobic membrane anchor protein; translated protein: MSVNYGSKRIVVGAHYGLRDWLSQRITGGLMALFTIILLAQLIFSRGPIGYDLWAGIFAAQWMKVLTFSVIVALLYHVWVGMRDVWMDYVQPVGIRLALQIFTIVWLVGCAGWAIQVLWKI
- the sdhA gene encoding succinate dehydrogenase flavoprotein subunit: MTYTKEQITKRKFDVVIVGAGGSGMRASLQLARAGLNVAVLSKVFPTRSHTVAAQGGVGASLGNMSEDNWHYHFYDTIKGSDWLGDQDAIEFMCREAPKVVYELEHFGMPFDRNPDGTIYQRPFGGHTANYGEKPVQRACAAADRTGHAMLHTLYQKNVEARTQFFVEWMALDLIRDAEGDVVGVTALEMETGDLHVLQAKTVLLATGGAGRIFQASTNAFINTGDGLGMAARSGIPLQDMEFWQFHPTGVAGAGVLLTEGCRGEGAILLNSNGERFMERYAPTLKDLAPRDFVSRSMDQEIKEGRGCGPNKDYVLLKLDHLGAETIHKRLPSVYEIGVNFANVDITKEPIPVVPTIHYQMGGIPTNINGQVVIQQGDQNSAVVNGLYAVGECSCVSVHGANRLGTNSLLDLLVFGRAAGNHIVEFNDKLKEHKPLPADAADRTLERLNRLEAATTGEYAQDVAGEIRAVMQQHAAVFRKQASMDEGVVKIAAVRERVNAIGLQDKSKVFNTARIEALEVDNLIEVAQATMVSAAARKECRGAHTVEDYERPADDPVAPLGRDDANWMKHTLWYSQDNRLSYKPVNLKPLTVDSVPPKVRTF
- a CDS encoding succinate dehydrogenase iron-sulfur subunit, which encodes MKRTFQIYRYDPDKDAKPYMQTIEIELDGHERMLLDALMKLKAQDPTLSFRRSCREGVCGSDAMNINGKNGLACLTNMLTLKGTIVLKPLPGLPVIRDLIVDMTQFFKQYNSIKPYLQNDNVPPEKERLQSPEERDELNGLYECILCASCSTSCPSFWWNPDKFVGPAGLLQAYRFIADSRDEATAERLDNLEDPYRLFRCHTIMNCVDVCPKNLNPTKAIGKIKELMVRRAI
- a CDS encoding FAD assembly factor SdhE — encoded protein: MQTAAELAQPISERALSKLKWRCRRGLLENDLFIARFFERHESRMTNGQAGAMETLMDLSDNDLLDLLLRRKEPEPAWAGAEVVELLQLMRTDGAQRPATSVSSSPS
- the gltA gene encoding citrate synthase — its product is MKASDIKATLSFSNGGDSVELPIYKGTVGPDVIDIRKLYAQTGMFTYDPGFMSTAACQSAITYIDGDKGELLYRGYPIEQLATNCDFMETCHLLLYGELPDQAKKTNFTKLVTNHTMVNEQMQFFLRGFRRDAHPMAIMTGLVGALSAFYHDSTDINNPEHREIAAIRLIAKMPTLVAMAYKYTIGQPYMYPKNDLSYAGNFLHMMFATPCEEYKVNPVLERALDRIFILHADHEQNASTSTVRLCGSSGTNPFAAIAAGVACLWGPAHGGANEAALNMLYDIQKEGGVEKIGEFIKKVKDKNSNVKLMGFGHRVYKNYDPRAKLMQETCNEVLTELGLEQDPLFKLAKELEKIALEDEYFVSRKLYPNVDFYSGIVQRAIGIPVPLFTAIFALARTVGWIAQLNEMIGDPEYKIGRPRQLFEGSPKRDVQPIGKR
- a CDS encoding entericidin A/B family lipoprotein — its product is MKSLVALFAVAFTLAVPLSGCNTWRGAGQDVQKAGEKMEDSSKKRQ